A segment of the Deinococcus ficus genome:
CCCGGCCGGCCTCACTCCGCGTTCCCCCTCCACTGGCCCCGAAGGAGACCGGATGCGGCACCCGCTCCACTGGACGACCCTGTCCCGGCCACTGCTCGCGTTGAGCGCCGCGCTCGCACTGACCATGCCCGCCGCGGCGCAGGACATCCCCAGCGAGGTGCTGATGACGCCCGCCGGACTGGCCTGGATCGCCACTGAAGCGCAACTTCTCGGCACCTACGCCGGGCCCCGCCCGCCGGACCTCGAAGCGCGCCTGAGCGCCCTGCGCCTCCAGATGATCACGCAGTGCCAGGACGAACTGAAGCGCAGCGGCACCTGCCCGGAAAGCCTCACCCTGAACCTGCTCCGGCCGCTGGTGTCCAGCCTGCAAGAGGGCCACACCAGGATCATCGAGGACGACCACACCGCCTTGTACGGCCTGAGACTGGTGGACGTCCAGGAAGGGCCGCGCCTCACCGTGCGGGTCAGTGACGCCCGCGGCGCCTTCCCCCGGGTCGGGACGGTCCTGCTGCGCGGCGACGAAGTGCTGCGCGTGAACGGCACCATCGTCAAGGACGCCCGGAGCGCCTTCCAGGCGGCGTCCGGCCCGGTGACGCTGACGGTGCGCCGGGACGGGGGCGTCACGGACGTGACCGTTCAGCCCCGGCCGGAGGCGGCCCCCATCTCCAGCCCCACCCTCCGCTGGGAGCAGGACGTCCCGGTCGTCACCTACCCGTCCTTCCAAGCAGGCGTCAAGGAATACGGCCGGCTGATCGGCGACCTGACCGGCCAGGGCGCGCCGGGTCTCGTGATCGACCTGCGGGAAAACCGCGGCGGGCGACTCGAACACTGCATGCTCGCCGCGAGCCTGATCGCCGGCGAGGTCGAGGTGGTCATGCGCGGCCCCGGCGTACTGGATGAACGCCTGAAGGCCGTCCGGGGTGAACTGCGCACCCCCTTCCTCACCGGAGGCGGCTGGAACACCGTGCGCGTCCTGCCGGACCTGACGTACACCGGCCACGTGGCCGTGCTCGTCAACGCCCGCTCTGCCTCCTGCGCGGAGATGTTCACCACCCTCGCCCGCCAGGCCGGGAAGCGGGTGCGGGTGTACGGCGAACGCACCCGCGGCGCCGGGAACTCCGGGGTGCACGCCCTGCCGCAGCAGGGCGTGCAGGTCGCCGCCATGCAGGTGTGGACGCCCGCCGGGCAGCTTTTCCCAGCGTTCGTGACGCCCGACGTGCCGCTCACCGACGACCTCGTCACCCTGGGGAGCACGGGCGTGGACACCCTGCTCGACCGCGCCCTGGCGGACCTGAAGGTGGCGAACGCCACCGGTCAGTGGCCGGCCGGCTGGGAACGCAAGCGTCCCTGACGCTCACCCCGGAGGCGCTTCACCATTCCTGCCGGCAACTTTCCGGGACGTCCATGCATATCAGGGAGCAGCATGACCTCCCCTTCTCCGATCATCGACCCGGCCGTGCCCAGGTGGCGGGCCGCGGTGCCGCACCCGGTCGCTGCGCTGGTGCTTGCCGTCGTCCTGCTGCGTTATTCATTGCCTGATACGGCGCAGGCGGTGGCCGGTCACGGGGGCTCGACGCTCAACACGGCCATGGATCTTGTGACGCTGGCGATGGTGCTGCTCGGCCTGGGCATGAACCTCGCCCGGTCCCATGCGCGGCGGAAGGTCGCCGAGCGCGGACCGGAGGCCGGCCTCCTGCGGGCCCGGCGCCTGACCGCGTGGATCACGCCGCTGTTCCTGACCGGTCTGGTGTACGGCATGGTGGGGACGCTGCCGCTGAGCGCAATCGTCGCGTACGTCACGCCGATCCTGTTCGTGTTGTCCTGCTCGTACACGCATCACCTGCAACTGGCGGCGGACGACTTTGCCCGGGCCTGAACCCGTGCGGCCCGGTGCCCGGGCGCCGGCCGGGTCGGCATGGAACTGGTCGTTTCTTCCGCTGGTCCTGCCCTTCTTCCTGCTGGCAGCGGTCCTGACCCTGGTGCAGGAGATTCGCCTGTTGTCCCTGCCGTCGTATGAGGCTCAGGCAACGGTGACGCGTATCGTGCCGGGCAAGAAGGGCCGGGGCTCCCCCCTGCTGCTGGTCGACGGCCCGTCTGGACGGATTGAGGTGACGAAGACGTACAGCGGCGACAAAGCCAGACTGCCTCAGGTAGGGGAGCAGGTGACGGTGCGGTGCACGCGGGAGGCGCAACCCACGTGCCGTCCGGCGACCGCGGGGCACCGGTACGGTCAGCTGGGGGCATCCGTGGCGATGGCTGTAGCGACGATCGCGGGCCTGGTGTGGTTCTACCGCCGGGGTCCGGGGCGCGTTTCGCGCCCACCGCGCCCGGTGGTGGGCGGCGCGTCCCCTCAGGGCTGAAGCGGGCGTGACCGGCCCGACGTCCCCTGCCTTCAGGAGGCCACCCATGTTCTGGATGATGCTCGGCGTGTTCGGCCCGATTCTGCTGATTGGTTTTTTCTTCGCCCGGAGACAGGACCGCATCAACCGGGCCATGACGGAGATGGAGCACGCCCCGCCTGAGACGGGGTACGTCGGACCGCACCGTCCCGGCCCCTCCTGACCTCACCAGGCCGCCGAGTGCGGCCTTGTTCGTTCCTGCGGACGGGGCGCGGTGCGCCCCTGCAGCTCGTTCCTGGTTGCCCTGGCCTCCGAGGGGACGGCCTTGCGCCTGGTGAGCGTTACAGGGTTTCGGGGTCGTCGGAGTCCTGGTCGTCGAGGCAGTTCAGGCAGATGTCGTAGATCAGTTCCGGGACGTACTGCTCGCATTCCGGGCACCATTCCTGCGTTTCGTGTTCGGTGGCGGGGCGGGGCTGGAGGGTGAGCTGGAGGAGTTCTGGGTCGGTGAGCAGGTCACGGAGCAGTTGGGTCACGGCAGCCTCCCGCTTCAGGATGGCCTGTGCCGGGCGTGGCGTGCAAGGTGGTCAGGGTTGACGAAGCCGTGGTGGGCGCGGGCCAGGGCGGCGGTAGGCTGGGACCATACATGACTGACCTCAGCGACCGCAGGGACGTTCGGCGGGCCCTCGTGAACGTGCCCTCGCCGGCGGGTGAGGGGGCTGGGGTGCGCCTCGACATTCTGATGAACGGCCTGGTGCGCCTGCAGGTGGTGTCGCCGGAAGGGAGCGTGCAGGCGTGGACCTGTGACACTCTGGAGGAGGCCGGCCCGCTGGCATCGATTCATGTCCTGGACGACGCGCTCTGCGAGCAGTTTCTGTGGGAACTGGACCTGATGGGCCTGCGCGGACCGTCCGGCTCCTCCGAGTGACTCAGGTGGAATGCCCGGCCCCGCACGCCGCCCTCAACTGTGGTGCATGTCCTGGGCGGATCCTGCATAGGGCGGTATCCTGTTTCCTATCAAAGCCGCCGAGTGCGGCTTTTTCTAATCCGAGGTGAGTGCCGGGGTGCGCCTTACCAGTTCACTTCCAGATGGCCGGAAGCCCGCCTGCTCGTACAGGCCGCGGGCCTGCTCCGTCGTCCCCAGGCTCAGGGTGTGCAGGCCGCGCTGCCGGGCCTCCTGGAGCGCGTGTGCCAGGAGCAGGCGGGCGATGCCCTGCCGCCGGACGGCCGGGGCCGTGTAGACGTTGACGATCCGGCCCCGCCACGGGCTCGGGTCGTTGCGGGTGGGGCCCCACTCGAGCAGCATCAGCCCCGCCCCGCCGACCACCTCCCCTGCCGATTCAGCCACCCACCCCAGGTACAGGTCCTGGTCCATCGCCCGGGTCACCCAGGCGGCGTACGCAGTCCCGGCCTCATGGTCGGCGTCCAGTTCCGGGTACCGGTGCCTGGCGATCACCGCACCATCGGCTGACGTGGCCCGCCGAACGAAACGGGGAGCGAGCGGCGCTTCCTTCGGCATCGATCTGGTCACGGCTCCCCGTGACGGAGCCGGGCGAGGCGGACGCTGTCCCACCGCTGGCCCTGCCACGCGCGAGCTTCGGGGACGCGGCCGCATTCCCGGTACCCCACCCTCTCGGCAGCGCGGATCATGCGCTCGTTGCCACTCCAGGTGGTCAGTGTGAGGACGTGGGCGTCCGTTTCCGCGAAGGTCGTGTCGGTCCACTGCCTCAGGGCTTCACGGCCGAGGCCGCCGCCCCAGTGGGCCGGGTCGTAGATCACGATGCCCAGTTCCCACCAGCCGCCTCCAGCGGGGGCTTCCTCGGAGCGCGTGACCTGCCCGATGCACTGGCCGTCCAGGGCAATGATGCGGCTGTGAGGTTGCGGGGGACGGGCCTGCACTTCCTGCACGTAGTCATTGAAGGGGATGGGACTGGGTTTGTTCGTGAAGTACGGGCCGTCCCACTGTTGCCATTCCGGGCTGGGGGTGGCGCGGGTCCACTGCCAGAGGACGGCAAGGTCGTCAGGCTGGCGGGGGCGGAGGGTGAGGGTGGGCATCCGGGCCAGTGTGCCTCAAGAGGCACGGGAATCAGGCGGCACCTGCCCCTGGCATGGTCCACTGCTACGGCGCATGGGGAGGGGTCGTCCCCCATGCCCTGCTCCCCCGAATGGGGGCGTTTGCCAGTGATTGACGGACGCCTGGGTATGGCCGTGGACTAGGGTTGGACGATGGCGGCCCTCAGACTCTCGTTTGTGGATGACAACGAGGCGGACCATGTCCTTCTCGAGGAGGCACTGGACGAGCTGGGGCTCTCGGCGGATGGTCGGCACTTCCTGGATGCGGATGCGTTCCTGGGGGCGCTGAGGCGGGGTGAGGTGACTCCGGACGCGGTGATCACGGACCTGAACATGCCGGGCCGGGACGGGTTCGACCTGATCCTCGCCGTGCGCGCCTGCCCTGCCTGGGGGACGTTGCCGGTGCTGGTGTTCACCACTTCAGGCGCCGAGGAGGACCGGGTGCGCGCCGCGGCTGTCGGCGCTGACGGGTACTTTGTGAAGCCCAACTCCACCGGCGCCCTGGTTGGGGTGTTGAAGGCCATGATCCAGGTGCTCGAGCGCTAACTCCTTGGAGGTCTTGGAGTGCGTGTGTGTCATTCAGCGGGGAAGGTCTCTCTATTCACGCGGGAATGTACCTACCCTCTCTTCTTCCCTCCCCTTCCTCCTGCCTTCCCCTGTCCCCCCACCTGTCCCTCTTCCCCTCTCCTGGCCTTTCCCGCTCCTTCACCATGCTCCTCCTCCCCATCTTCCTCCTCTGCATCCCCTCTTTTCCCCTGCTTATGCCGGCGCTTCAGCACGGGAAACCACCCCACCTCCGCGTTCCTCCGACCAGGCACCAGCCGCAGCACTCCATTTCCTTCATTCAGCTGCGCCCCTCAGGCCAACCGGTGAACTCAGCCTCCGCTCCCTCACCAGCGGCCGTCCGGACGATCCGCGCCATCCACTCGTCGCGTTCCAGTGCATCGGCGTCCTCGTAGACGTACACGAAGCCCGTCTGCTCGCCAAGGAGTGCACGCAACAGGTCCCGGACGCCTGCCTGATCGGCGTCCGGAGTGAGGATGGCGATGCGCATCCCGACCCGGCCCGCCCCGAGACCAGGCTGGTGTTCGAGCACCTCGTACCCCGGCAGAGCGGACCTCGGGTAGTTCGATGCAGCCGGGCTCTGCGCGGCAGTTCTGGCTGGCGGGGATGGGCGCGTCGTCAGGATCAGTGCGGGAATGCCGAGGAGGAGGGTGGCCATGAGGACAAGCTTGGTTCGTGGACTGGGTTGGGAAGGTGCCATGTCATTTTCCTTGCGAGTCAGTCCAGTGATGTATTCGGGCGTGTGAACGTCCTCAAGGGCCTTTCCCCGTGCGCTGGCAGGAGCCCAAGCCGGTGAAACGGAGCAGAAGTCATCGGAATCCCCAGATTCAATCAGGGTCCTACTTCAGTCCGTACAGCGCCAGGACGATGCCCTGGCAGATCATCCCACCCAGGAGCACCGTTACCGGCAGGCGAATCGGCATGCTCGTCATGCGGACGTGCTGATGCTGGCCCAGTCGGGCGTACGCGCCGACCTCAACCTTGTTCGTCAGGTACGCGCCGTACATCAAATATGCGGAGAGCAGGCACAGGATCATGCCCACCAGATCCACACCCTTCAGAAGATCACTCATCTCCGGACCGTGCCGCCACAGGCCATACCCGGCTCCCACCGCCGCACCGGCCAGGCCGGTCCCGATGCCCTGCAGGATCATGAGGCCGAAAGCCGCACCGCGGCTTTCCACCCGGGACTGGTAAGCGGAGAGGAACATACTCCACGGTACGAGACCCGGTTCAGCTGGGTTGCCGGAGTTCAGCAGTAGGGGCTTGAGCTGGAGGCGTGCCGTGACCCAAAGCATGGGCCGGGGCGTGGGGAAGACCAGGACACGATCACCTGTCCCTCAGAGTGCAGCCCCGAAGAAGTGACAGGAGCCGGCGGGCAAATCGCTGAGGAGCGGAACGTGGGCGTCCCGGCGTCACTGTCACCTGATGGGAGCTGGCTGCGCATCCACCGAGGAAATGAGGCACCAGCCATTCCCCTCATGCTGCTGCTCGGGCTGGAGCGTGGTGGGTCACCAGGGACAGTCGCACCTGGAATCTCGCACCAGGGAATCAGTGGCGCAGAGGAAGGGAGAGGCGGTGGAAGGGGGATGGATGGATTGATGGTAGGTACATTCCTGCGTGAATAGAAAAGCATAGGCCGCAGACCACCCCAAAACCCACCACCCGCAACCACCCACGCGCCCCCTACGCTGGCCACAGGCCAGCCCCCACCACCCCACCCCAGGAGCCCCGCATGTACCCCACCCCCTACCCCACCGGCATGACCCTCGGCGAGAGTCTCCACTACATCGACCCCGACACCCACACCGAACACCCCGCCACCCTCATCGGCCCCGCCGACGCCAAAGGCCACCTCCACCTCAACGTCCACTACCCCGGCAAACTCGAAGCCCGCCGCGCCCCCCTCAGCAAACAACTTACCGGCGGCACCTGCCACCCCCAGACCTACAGCCACCCCCCCATCACACCCAAGCCCCCCAGCTTCATCAAACAAGTCCAGAAATTCATGAAGGAGCAGTCCTGAGGGACAGAGAACCCCTCACCCCTCCCGTGGTCCCCGAAGGCCCCAGCACCACCCCGGAGGACCCCCCATGACCACCACCCCCCTGCCCGCCTGGCACGACCTGCCCGGCCTCCTCACCGCCCTCCACACCCTCGGCCAGACCGACCTTGCCGCCCGCCTCCAACACTCCGGAGCACGCCTGGAGGCCCTGCTCGCCAACGAGGCCGACGACGCCCCCGACCACGCCCAGGAACTCACACGCTTCGCCACCCTCAAAGCCCACGCCTTCACCCTGCTCGAAGGCCGCCCCCTCCTGCCCGTGGAGGTGACCGACGCGCAAGCCGGCGAACCCAGCGACCAGACCATGACCCCCTGCGCCAACTGCGGCAAACCCTGGTCCCAGGCCAACGAGCACCGCACCGCGCAGATGTACGACGGCGAATGGGTCTGCAGCAAGGCCTGCGAGGACGAACACAACGAACTGGGGTGCCCGTTCGCCCACGGCGAGAACTACCGCACCCAGTTCGAGTTGCGGGACGGGCTGTTGAATGACGGCGCCTTGGCCCGCCTGAGCCTCGAAGCCCGGAACGCCCGCGACCAGATCGAAGGGTCCACCCTGCGCAACCGCAATGCCGCTTCGGGGATCCTCGGCCTCCTCATCACCACCCTCGACGACACCACCCGCGGCGTCCTCCCCCTCCTGAACGACCCGCACAAGGGCCGGTCATGACGACCCCCGCGCTCACTTCCAAATCCGCCGAGCAGATCGAAACCGAATGGAAGGCCATCGAGGCCAAGCGGCCCGGCGGCGCCCTCCCCAACGTCGAGCGCCTCCTCAACAGCGACAAGGCATTGAAGGCCCGGGCCGCTGGCGGGGACCAGGCCGACCTGCTGGAGATCATCGAGGTGTTGCACCACAGCCTGCGCAGCTACCACACGGAAATGGGCGTGCTCCTCACCGAGCGTGACGCCCACCGCGTCGCCCTGGACGACGCCCTTCCGGTTCTCGAACTCGTCTTCGAACGCGGGCAGATCCTCGACCGCATGACCCAGCCGGACATGAGCGGCCGCCACCCCCTCCAGGGCGAACTCGACGCCGTGGAGCACCAGCTGAGACGCACCTGGCGTCCCCTGCGCCTGCTGCCTGTCCTTCAGACCGCCCGCACCGCCCTGAAAGGAACGCCATGACCGTCTACGTCGACGAAATTAAGGATTACCAGGGCGCGGTCGGCGGGCACGTCGGCCGCGTCAATCAGCGGTGGTGCCACCTGACCGCCGACACGCTCGACGAGCTGCACGCGATGGCCGCCAAGATCGGCCTGAAACGCTCCTGGTTCCAATCCAGTCACCTGCTGCACCACTGCCACTACGACCTGACGCCCGGAAAGCGCGCCGCGGCCGTCCGGGCCGGCGCCGTGGAGGTGAAGGCCATGGACCGCGCGAGACACCTCGCGGCCGCGGGGACCGCCCTCACACCCTCAGGGCTGCCGGGCCGGTCGTGAGCGGCCTCGTGGACGCCCTCGGCTTCATCCCCCTGTGGTACTGGGGTGCGGGGCTCCTGGTGCTGCTCGCCGCCACCTCCGACGCCGGCACGGAGGTCAAGGAGGCGCTGCTGGGACTGGCCACCGGTCTATTGACGCTGGCCTTGCTGCTCACCATGCTCGCCTTCTGGCCGCTGGTGATCGTGATCAGCACCCTTCACCGCAACCGCACCCACCAGCGCGGCCAGACGCGCACGCACCGCTCCCCGGAGTGGTTCCTCGCCCGCTGGGCCGAGGTGCCCCGCACATTCGGGATCCACCGCGGCCGCTGGATGATCGCCGGCCGGTGGTGGCCCGCCCTCACCGCGCACCCCATCCAGTACATGCCGCGGCACACCGCCATCGTCGACGGACGCACTCTGACACTGCACTTGCTCATCGTGGAAGTGGCCATCACCCGCCTTTCCCTGCCGGCCGGTCCAGACCAGCTTTCACCCGGCCCTGCCGGCCGGGATCCGGAAGTTCACCTATGACCGACTCCAGCGACCCCACGACCACGCCCACCCTCCTGACCCCCGTGGAACAGGCCGCCTTGGAAGCCTTCGGGGACGCCTGGACGCGCCTGCGCACCGTCGAGCAGGCTGTGAAGGACGGGCACGGAGCGAGCTTCACGCACCACGACGCGCTCCAGGCCATGCAAACCGCTGCCCAGGCGGTCAGAGCGGCCGTGCTTGGACACGACCAGGACCCCTGCGAACCGACGCACCTTCATAACGGGGTGACGCTCACCCTCACCCTGCCTCTGAACCGGCTCCCGGGCCTCACCGCCGATCTGGTGCACGCGCCGTTGGCGAACCTGCTCGACGAGGGCTGCTTCACCGTCACCGGCGAAGGCGAACGGGAACTCCCCACCACGGCGCACGACCTCGCCCGCGCCGCCTCACAGCTCCTCAGCGAGGAAGCCGAAATCCGCCTGTACGGTGACGCCCTCGGCGCCCTCACCGCCCGCCTCTCCGAGCACAGCCGCGCCCTGCGCATCCGCGCCTACGAACTCGACCCCGACCAGGCCCACGCCGGGTGGGCCAGCGACAGCGGGCACCTCAAGCACGGCCGGCTGAAACCCTACTGAGGAGGGGAGCGCGGGCCAGGACGGTCCTCAGCACCGCGCTCACCGACCCATGCGGTTCGTTCCGATTGCTGTGACGGTACGCACCAGGCGGCTGTGCTCCTTCCCACCCACCGGCGGTGACCCGTGGCTGTCAAATCTCCCTGCGCTACACCAGCGGCGCCCGCGTCGGCGAGGCGTAATCCGCGGCGGGGTTCAGATACTCCTCTTCAAACTGTTCGTAGCCATGCCGCTGCAGGTAACGAAACTCACTCCGGTAGATCGGCATGGCCCACAGAACCTGAATCTTGAAGTTCGGATGGTCGATCTGACCATGAGGCTGAGCGGTGTACAGCCGGTCATCATGCTCGAACGGATCGGTCAGATAGAACAGGCAGGCCGGTTCCGCCTCCAGCAGTCCCGGGGCGCCAGGAATGTGCAGGTGAGCGCCGGAAAACACGAACGCCTGCTCGACGAAGGGGTACAGCGCCAGGCGTCTGAGCGTGTCGGGAATCCCAGGGTGATCTGGCGGGTGCGCGATGAGGTACTCGTGCCGCATGCCCCGGGCATCCCGGTAGCGGTGCTCGCTGTGCGGGATGCGGCCGACGGACGCCCCGACAGACACGCTGAACGCGGAGTCCTGAACGTAGGTGGCGCAGGCGAACGGCGTCGCCTCCGGGTGAATCGAGACCGTGGACGTGACGAGGGTCGTGGGTGGCCCGAGCCAGCGGTCCATCCGGTCACGCACGGCCAGGAGGGCGTCCAGGTCAGGCATGCGGCCTCTGGGCGCCGGGCATGATGGGGTCTCGGGCAAATCGCATCGCGTTCCTGGTCACCATGGTAGTCGTCCCACGCCGGAAGGCAGGGCTTGAACGAGGGGAGGGGCGCGGCCCCTCTCCCGGATGCCTCCCTGTCAGGGCGGCGCGTGGCTTTGTCTCGCTCTCCCTGAGGAAGCGGGCACGCACGATCTTCCCTACAGTGAGGGCATGCGCCCGGTCCTGACGGCTTTCCTTGCCTGTGGCCTGCTGGCCCAGGGTTCTGCCCTCCCGGTCACGGAAAAGCGGGTCCGGCTGGGGTATTTCGCTCCCCTGGTGCCCTCCACCTACACGGGCCCGACCTCACCGCTGGAAATCGTGTACAACGTGAGGCCCACCGGCGGCCGGAGCATGCCACTCATGCTGACGCTGACCCTCCGGCCGGACGGGGGCGGCCCGGTGATCCAGCGCACGGCCTCCCTCCCCGCCACCGGATGGGGCGGGTGGAAGGGCGAGGTTCCCAAAGGCCAGCTCGAGATTCGCGCGACCGGCGGCAATTGCGTCTCCAGCCTGACACTCAAGATCACCGGAACTCGCAAGATCGTCCGGGCGGCCTACGTGTTCAACGGCCTGCACAAGGTCCACAGCGAACTGTTCGTCGCCGGGAAACGCGTCAGCTACGGCAAGTGCGGGTAAATCCCGGGCGGCGTTCTCAGCGCTGGCGGTCCTCCTGCACCTTCCGGAACGCGGCGGCAAACTCGTCGTTCTCCGGGACGGGCGGAGCCAGGCATTCCACCGCGGGCGGAAGAAGCGGCGGGGCCACGCTGCCCTGCCCCAGCAGCCCGTTCACGGCGCCGCCGGCATTCCCGACGCCACGCAGGAAACGGTTGCCGGTCAGGCGCTCCCGCAGGGAGGACCGCGGCGCTTCCGGGTGGCGGTTCGTGTCGGTCTGGTCGTCCATGTTCCCTCCCTGGAACGCCGGGTGGTACAGGCGTCCTGACTCCATGGTAGGTCGAGCCTGGGGGGCCGCTCTGCAGGATGTGACCCGGTCAACTTCGCTCCGGAAGCGCGCAGAGGCTCAGTACGATGCCGGGCATGAGTGAGTTTGCGCCGGACGGCACCCGCATCTACCGCCACGACGCCCAGGACGACACCCGGCCCGTCGCGGACACGAGCGCAGGCGTCCGGGAAGCGTTCGAACGGCACCTGGGCCGCGTGCTCGGCGCTGAGCCGATGGTGTTCCACGAGCTGATCAGTGACGTCGTGCACCTCGACATCTACATGTACCCGCCGACCGTGGCGCGGCCATACACCGTCCTGGCCACCTCCGGCATGAGCGACCTGCCCATGACCGTGCCTGAAGTCGCGCAGGAACAGAGTCTGATGGAAGGGACGGGCTCCCTGGAACGGGCGGAACTCCTGCTCGCCCTCCCGCCCGAGTGGCCACTCACGCAAGAGGCGTTTGAGGACGAGCGCCACTACTGGCCGGTGCGGCTTCTGAAGGGCACCGCCCGGCTTCCACACCAGTACCGCACGTGGCTGGGCATCGGGCACACCGTCCCGAACGGCGACCCCGCCCGGCCATACGCCCCCGGCACCGAGCTAAGCGGGATTGTGCTGCTCCCCCCGGTGCTGGATGACCTGCAGGAATTGAGCGACCCGGAGAAGGTGCCGGAACTGCGCTTCTACGCCGTCGTTCCCCTCACCACCGAGGAGATGGACCTGAAACTCACGCACGGCCTGGACGCCCTCCTGAACCGGCTGAACGAAGCGGGCGTGAACGAGCTGCTCACCCCGGACCGCGTGAATGCCGCCCCCGCCACCAAACGGTCCTGGTGGCAGCGCCTGCGCGGCTGACGCGCGACACTGAACCCGTGTGGGATGACGTGAAGGCGTTCGAGGCGTACGAGCCAGGGTGGTTCCTGAGCATGTCCGGCTCCGGGTTGGTCTGCCGGATTGAAGAGCAGGACGGCGATGTGCAGGTCAGGCTGACGTTCCCGGCGGTGGTCCCGCACGACTCGCCCCTGGTGGGGGTGGCGGTGTCCCCCGACGGCACCTTCCGCTGGGCGGCACACGCCGGGGACACCGCTGCAGGCGACCACTTCGAAGCCCTGACGGCCATCCGGGCTCTGGTGCTCGAAACGGAACAGGCCGTGGTGTGGGATGTCGCGGTCCGCAAACGAGCCGGGCGGATGGATGACGTGCTGTCCGGAGAGGAAGGCATCTCCCGGCGACACGTCGGGGGCAACCGCTGGTGGTGGCGGTTCGTCGGGGATACCGTGGAGGTCTGGCTGGAC
Coding sequences within it:
- a CDS encoding S41 family peptidase, with the protein product MRHPLHWTTLSRPLLALSAALALTMPAAAQDIPSEVLMTPAGLAWIATEAQLLGTYAGPRPPDLEARLSALRLQMITQCQDELKRSGTCPESLTLNLLRPLVSSLQEGHTRIIEDDHTALYGLRLVDVQEGPRLTVRVSDARGAFPRVGTVLLRGDEVLRVNGTIVKDARSAFQAASGPVTLTVRRDGGVTDVTVQPRPEAAPISSPTLRWEQDVPVVTYPSFQAGVKEYGRLIGDLTGQGAPGLVIDLRENRGGRLEHCMLAASLIAGEVEVVMRGPGVLDERLKAVRGELRTPFLTGGGWNTVRVLPDLTYTGHVAVLVNARSASCAEMFTTLARQAGKRVRVYGERTRGAGNSGVHALPQQGVQVAAMQVWTPAGQLFPAFVTPDVPLTDDLVTLGSTGVDTLLDRALADLKVANATGQWPAGWERKRP
- a CDS encoding GNAT family N-acetyltransferase, with the protein product MIARHRYPELDADHEAGTAYAAWVTRAMDQDLYLGWVAESAGEVVGGAGLMLLEWGPTRNDPSPWRGRIVNVYTAPAVRRQGIARLLLAHALQEARQRGLHTLSLGTTEQARGLYEQAGFRPSGSELVRRTPALTSD
- a CDS encoding GNAT family N-acetyltransferase — its product is MPTLTLRPRQPDDLAVLWQWTRATPSPEWQQWDGPYFTNKPSPIPFNDYVQEVQARPPQPHSRIIALDGQCIGQVTRSEEAPAGGGWWELGIVIYDPAHWGGGLGREALRQWTDTTFAETDAHVLTLTTWSGNERMIRAAERVGYRECGRVPEARAWQGQRWDSVRLARLRHGEP
- a CDS encoding response regulator; amino-acid sequence: MAALRLSFVDDNEADHVLLEEALDELGLSADGRHFLDADAFLGALRRGEVTPDAVITDLNMPGRDGFDLILAVRACPAWGTLPVLVFTTSGAEEDRVRAAAVGADGYFVKPNSTGALVGVLKAMIQVLER
- a CDS encoding DUF4031 domain-containing protein translates to MTVYVDEIKDYQGAVGGHVGRVNQRWCHLTADTLDELHAMAAKIGLKRSWFQSSHLLHHCHYDLTPGKRAAAVRAGAVEVKAMDRARHLAAAGTALTPSGLPGRS
- a CDS encoding suppressor of fused domain protein encodes the protein MPDLDALLAVRDRMDRWLGPPTTLVTSTVSIHPEATPFACATYVQDSAFSVSVGASVGRIPHSEHRYRDARGMRHEYLIAHPPDHPGIPDTLRRLALYPFVEQAFVFSGAHLHIPGAPGLLEAEPACLFYLTDPFEHDDRLYTAQPHGQIDHPNFKIQVLWAMPIYRSEFRYLQRHGYEQFEEEYLNPAADYASPTRAPLV
- a CDS encoding suppressor of fused domain protein is translated as MSEFAPDGTRIYRHDAQDDTRPVADTSAGVREAFERHLGRVLGAEPMVFHELISDVVHLDIYMYPPTVARPYTVLATSGMSDLPMTVPEVAQEQSLMEGTGSLERAELLLALPPEWPLTQEAFEDERHYWPVRLLKGTARLPHQYRTWLGIGHTVPNGDPARPYAPGTELSGIVLLPPVLDDLQELSDPEKVPELRFYAVVPLTTEEMDLKLTHGLDALLNRLNEAGVNELLTPDRVNAAPATKRSWWQRLRG